The following are encoded together in the Synchiropus splendidus isolate RoL2022-P1 chromosome 7, RoL_Sspl_1.0, whole genome shotgun sequence genome:
- the vps37ba gene encoding VPS37B subunit of ESCRT-I a, translated as MTSFSNKFAAYTMTQLNEILEDDEKLTKMVQEMEEMQEVQLSKDTTLANNRTLANENLDLQPRLEHKKEQLTTRYRCLQETLEAFQLRKSTLDHKSGNTSLDTLLALLQTEGAKIEEETENMADSFLDGDMTLDTFIDSYQSKRKLAHLRRVKIEKLQEMVMKGQRLPQASVCTSRSQDVSVASSSLLTDGSSSSPLAQPRRKPPAPPSQPPPVLNPAATATPPPAVFYSASPYPPIPPRTGQPFPSVASGYPSHFLSQYPPALPQRPAPRLAPQPGFIMQ; from the exons ATGACCAGCTTTTCCAACAAGTTTGCGGCTTACACGATGACGCAGCTCAACGAAATCCTGGAAGACGATGAGAAACTGACGAAAATGGTCCAGGAAATGGAGGAG ATGCAGGAGGTCCAGCTAAGCAAGGACACCACCCTGGCCAACAACAGAACTTTGGCCAATGAGAATCTGGATCTTCAGCCCCGACTGGAGCACAAGAAAGAGCAGCTCACCACGCGTTATCGCTGTCTTCAGGAGACCTTGGAGGCCTTTCAGCTGCGCAAGTCCACCCTTG ACCACAAGTCAGGAAACACATCCTTGGACACTCTGCTGGCTCTCCTGCAGACAGAAGGTGCTAAAAttgaggaggagacagag AACATGGCTGACTCCTTCCTGGACGGCGACATGACCCTGGACACCTTCATTGACTCTTACCAAAGCAAGAGGAAGCTGGCCCACTTGAGAAGAGTGAAGATCGAGAAGCTGCAGGAGATGGTGATGAAGGGCCAGCGGCTCCCTCAGGCGTCCGTGTGCACCTCACGGTCTCAGGATGTGTCGGTGGCATCCTCGTCCCTCCTCACCGATGGAAGCAGCTCCTCTCCGCTGGCGCAGCCCCGGAGGAAACCCCCAGCGCCCCCCTCCCAGCCGCCACCCGTGCTAAATCCAGCTGCCACTGCCACCCCTCCACCTGCCGTCTTCTACTCAGCATCTCCATACCCACCCATCCCTCCCAGGACTGGCCAACCCTTCCCCAGTGTGGCGTCTGGGTACCCGAGCCACTTCCTGTCCCAGTACCCGCCCGCTCTGCCTCAACGGCCGGCCCCTCGCCTGGCTCCCCAGCCCGGCTTCATCATGCAGTAA